Sequence from the Nocardiopsis sp. YSL2 genome:
ACCGTAGTAAAGCCGCTGCAATGGGTGTAACGAGAAGGATTGCGCGCCGGTCTCACACCTCGCGCACGGCCGCGCGGGCGCCGCGCGCGGGTGTGGGGGCGACGTGGCTGGTGGCGGCCGCCGTCGGCCGCCACCAGCCACCTCACACGGACAGGTCCGCCTCGGGCGCGGGCAGTGTCGGCAGCCGGTGCGCGACGGCGCTCGGATCGCCGCTCCAGTCCATGGCGGCGATCTGCCGCAGGCTGCGGCGGCCGGTCGCGGCGCGCGCGAGCTCGAAGGCCTCGGCCCGCCACTCCAGGTCGTCGCGCTCGCCCAAGCGCCATTCCTGACCGGTGTCGACGGCGACGACGCGCACCCCCGGCAGGCCCGGGTCCCAGCCGCGGGCCAGCCCGCCCAGGACGAAGTGCGCGAGCCGATCGGCGTCCCGCGTCTGCGCGCCCAGGCCCAGCGCGCCGCGGACGTCGTTCTCGTGGTGCCACACGTCCAGGACGGGCAGCCGGTAGCGCGCGCGGGTCTCGCGCGCGAAGACCTCCAGCAGGGCGGGGGTCTCACGGCGCCATTCCGCGCACACGGCGCCCAGGTCGGCATCGGCGCGTTCGGCGACCTGGCGGGCCGTTGCGGCGTCGTCGGCGGGCGGCACCTGGCCGGCGGCCACGTC
This genomic interval carries:
- a CDS encoding maleylpyruvate isomerase N-terminal domain-containing protein, producing the protein MDSASVYTRCQARLLDLAAELTAERLATPVPALPDWTVLQTYAHLAGVCADVAAGQVPPADDAATARQVAERADADLGAVCAEWRRETPALLEVFARETRARYRLPVLDVWHHENDVRGALGLGAQTRDADRLAHFVLGGLARGWDPGLPGVRVVAVDTGQEWRLGERDDLEWRAEAFELARAATGRRSLRQIAAMDWSGDPSAVAHRLPTLPAPEADLSV